CACGAATAGCTCTAACAGCCTCTAAGCTCGCTTGCTCTTGCGACAAACCTTCTGTTTTGCACCCCAAAGCCGATGCCAAATTAGCAAACTTTTCTACACGGTGAGGTCGGTTGAACTCACATACAATCGGTAACAAAATCGCATTACAAACACCATGTGGAAGGTTTTTGTGTGCACCTGCTGGGTGTGCCATAGCATGTACCATCCCCAAACCAGCACTGTTGAATGCCATACCTGCTAAGAACTGCCCTAGCGCCATCATTTCTCGAGCTTCGAAGTTTGAACCATCTTCCACCGTGTGTGGGAGGTATTTACTAATAACACGAACAGATTCTAATGCTGAATGGTCAGTTAAAGTATGCGCACCAACAGAAACATACGCTTCAATAGCATGAGTGAGAGCATCCATCCCTGTTGCAGCAGTAACGTCTGCTGGCAAACCTAGCATGATTGAAGGATCGTTAACTGAAGCATCTGGAATGATGTTGCTATCGATAATGACACATTTCACTTTATTTTCTTCATCTGTAATTACAGCGTTGCTAGTCACCTCAGCAGCAGTACCAGCAGTCGTATTGATTGCATAAAGAGGTACACCTGGGTTCTTCACATGACCAACACCAGTATAAAGTGTAATTGGTTTTGGGTTTGCTGTTAGAATCTTCACCGCTTTCGCTGTATCAATGGCGCTACCACCACCAAAACCGATAATGTAATCAGCACCTGAAGCCTGAAACGCTTCAAAAGCGCTATTTACAACACTAACTGTCGGATTTGGAACAGTATCCGTAAAACAACTAAAAACGAGTTGATTCTGGTCTAGCTCTTTAAGTAGTGGTTCTAACAAACCTAGCTTTTCTAAAGCTTGGTCAGCGATGATGAATCCATTTCCACTGTTTTTGTTCGCTAAAAGTGCCACGAACTCCTTGATTGCCTCTTCACCAGAAATATTGATTTTTGGAAGTGCTAAAGTAAAAGCCATATCATTTTCCCTAAACAATTATAATTAAAAACTTCAAAATCACGACTTTGAATCATGGACAGACAAAATACAGAACGTTCAAGTTTACAATTAACAACATTTATGTTCTTTACTCGCCGGCCATGATTCAGATTAGAATTTACAATGCGATATAAGAGAATAAACTTACTGATATCACTAACATAGTTGCCAAATAAACATGGCTTTCTGACATGTGTTTCATTAAGTGTGCTGCAACGGGTACACCAACAAATGAACCAACAAAGAATAAAATGGCGGTATGGATATCAGATTGCCCACCGCTTGCATACCCAACGGCAGCAATAGAAGATAAAAACAGGGCGAGAACAACCGAAGAGCCAATCGCCTTTTTAATATCTACATGAAGAATGCTATTCAGAACCGGCAGCAACAATACACCACCACCTACCCCAGTAGAGCCCATTACCGAGCCACAAAACATACCAGACACAATCGCCTTTTTGGGGTTAGGCTTAGCGTCAGTTGGAGCAGTTGAACCACTTTTATTGCTTCTATATTTAGAAAATACCGAAATTAATGACCCAACCATCACGACAGTCACCAACCAAGCAATCGTTGTTTGAGTTACGTCTGAATAAAAGGGGTGATCATTAAAATAAACAACGACTTGGGTAACCATTAAAGTAACCGGGACTGCACCTAAGAACAACAGGATGATCTTGTTCCAAGAGACATTTTTCGCCTTAATATGAAGAAATGAGGCATTAATCTTCACCATTGCAGAAATCATGCTGGCCGTTCCCACAGCAAGAACTGGGGACATCCCACAAAAGAGTTGTAACATTGGGATCAAGAGAACTCCGCCTCCAACACCTGTCAGCCCAAGGCAAAGCCCAAAGATACTTCCAAGTACTAATTTTAGTAGTACGCCATCTGACGCCCACACGCTCATTAACAACTCAAAAACACTCATCCTATCCCTCACCAAAGACCAAACAAAAACATTGTTTCAATAAATGTAATCTACCGTACCATCGTGTTTTTAATTTATGGCTTTGATCATATTTTGGATTATTTATTTCAAGTACAATAACTCTGTAAGTAAGGGAGTTAGAACAAATCAATGAAACCTATATCTCAGTATTCGTTACGCAGTAAGAGCAGTTTGCTAGACGTGAGTAAAAGAGAGGCTGTTTACATCAGCAATGCTGAGTCTTCAGGCTTCTATTACGTAGAGCAAGGATTCATCGGGTTGTACCAAGTTGCTGATACAGGCAAAGAGTCACTTCTCAGACTCTATGGGCCAGGATCTTTTTTTGGGTATCGTTCTCTGTTCACAGGCCAACGTTATCCGGCAACATCTCGGGCAATGGAGGCAAGCAAGATAAGGAAAATCGTCGTTAGGGATTTTGACTGTTTGCAACAATTATCCCCTGAATTGGCTAAGGACTTAGCTATTGAGGTTTGTCAAGAACTCGGCGATGCAGAAAAGCGCCTCGTTCAGTTCAGCGCCTTCAACGCAAAAAATAGGATCATTGACACAATTCATCATTTTTTTACCTACTATCCTCAATATCCTTGGACCTATCGAGAAATCAGTGAATACAGTGCAACTGATGTAACAACGGTCATTCGCTTTTGCAAATCACTCAAAGAGTCCGGTGTCTTGTGTAAGCAACATCGCAAACCCCACCCTTTAGACCTCAGCAGGCTTGACCGCTATCGAATTAAATCAAAGGAAAGTGCTTTGTGAAAAAACTGTACTCTAGAAACAGCAAAAGATGGAGAGATGAAGGCACAGCGCCGGACTATCGTTTTTCGCTCGCTAACGAGCGAACCTACCTCGCTTGGATTAGAACTTCACTTGCGCTGCTCGCTGGGGCAATTGCCTTAGACCAGTTAACACCTGATTTAGCCAACCCAACAATACGCTTGATCATCTCATGTTTTTTATGTCTCTGCTCCGGTTTAGTCGCTATCTATGCTTATCGTCGATGGTCTCTCAACGAGCAGGCGATGCGCCACAATAAGGAACTTCGATACACCTCAAACATGAAACTCATGAGCGCAATACTTTTGATTCTCACCATCACCATTGCCTTGGCTATCACTATATGAATCCGGTCAATGGACTCCAAAAGGAGCGAACGGCTCTTTCTTGGTTGAGAACACAACTTGTTCTGTTTGGCATTGGTATCGTATTGTTCCGATTCGCTCTTGCGCACCCGAGCCCTATCATCTGCGTTACAAGTATTTTCGCTATGCTTATAGCGTGTGCTTGTACGCTATGGCGCTCAGACCTCACCAAACTCCTCGTTTCAATAATAATATGTCTACTAGCATCAACTTACGTCTGGACAATGCTAGGTAAAGTTATTTCATAGGGTAACAAATGAACACAATAACCAACTGTCATGTCATGGCAAAACCATCAGGCTCAGTATGTAACATCGACTGTGAATACTGCTTTTATCTTGAGAAAGAAAAGCTTTATCCAGAAAGACAGAAAAACTGGAGAATGAACGAAGAAACCCTAGAAGTCTTCATTCAACAATACATAGACGCTCAGAGTGGCGACAACGTTCAATTCGCATGGCAAGGCGGAGAGCCGACCTTATTAGGCATCGATTTCTATAAAAAAGTCATCGAGCTTTGTGAAAAATATGGCAGCGACAAAACTATATCACATGCCTTTCAAACCAACGGTATCGTCATCAACGATGAATGGTGCGAACTATTCAAAAACAACAACTTCCTCATTGGTGTCTCTATCGATGGGCCTGAAGACCTTCATGACGCATATAGAACCAATACCAGCGGTCGAGGGACACATGATAAAGTAATCAAAGCGATCAAATTATTGAAGCAACACAACGTCGAGTTCAATACACTCACGGTCGTCAATGACAAGAACGTCAAACACCCCTTAAGAACCTATCAATATCTAAAGAGCATTGGTTCAAACTTTATCCAGTTTATCCCCCTTGTCGAAAGAGAAGCTTCAGATGTCAACAATGAAGATACCTGGTTAGTCACCCCAGACGAAAAACACGGAAAAGTCACCAAGTGGTCCGTCAAACCGGGCGAATACGGTGAATTTCTTAATGAGATATTCGACTATTGGGTAAAAAATGACGTTGGCCAAGTATTCGTTCAGCAGTTCGACGCGACCTTATCGACTTGGGTAGGACAACCAAGTCCAATCTGTGTTTTTGCACCACGATGTGGACATGCTTTTGCTGTTGAAGCCAATGGTGACCTTTACCAGTGTGACCACTATGTCTATCCGGAGTACAAGCTAGGTAACATCCACAGCACTGACATTACAACGATGAATAACAGTGAAGAAGCGATTGAGTTCGGTATGAACAAATCACAGCTACTCAATAGCAAATGCCAGTCTTGCCGTTATCGTTTTGCTTGTCATGGTGGTTGCCCTAAACATCGTTTCTTACCGGGCCCTAACGGAAAATTGGATCACAATTTCTTGTGTGAGGGTTACTATCGCTTTTTTGACCATAGTCAGCATGCTATGGCAATGATGGCGAAACTAATTAAAAATGGCCAGTCACCTGCACTCATTATGCACTACCAAACTGAGCAACAGGCGAATCAAAAGGTTAGCCGCAATGCTTTGTGTCCTTGTGGTAGCGGCAACAAATACAAACGCTGCTGTGCATAAATGAAAAAAGGTCCAAACACATCTTTGTCTTTGGACCTTTTACAGCATTATCGTTGTAATTATCGAAGCGAAGCGTATTTAATCTCTCTTGCTATGTTAATTTGCTGAGATGCCTGTTCGCGAAACTCTGTTTTACGTTTCTTTCTCGTTAACTCACGTAAGCAATTGATTTTTTGGATTCGCTTTCTCGTTTTTTCGTCGCCTTGCACGCTCATAAGAACTCCTTTGCACTTGCCATAGCTTAAGCCCCTACTCTTGTTAAGACTCAAACTATGGCGAATGCCGATGCTAATTTACACTGGGGGAAAATTAAGCTTCTATTATTTCTGGGCGAGTACCCTCAATTCTGTATATCTCGTCCAACAACAGTTGCTTGAGTTTTGCTTTCACATCATTAAGATCGGTGTTTGCAATCAAGTTTTCTAGCTGATTCGGGTCATCAGCAAGGTTATACAAAAACTCTTCTTGATAAACATCACTATCTTTTTCCAATAGACCACTCTGATCTGGCGCAGATACCGAGTAAGTCCACTGCTCAGTACGAATCGCACGACCTACTTGAGATTCACTGATTTGGATAAAGCTCACGTTCTCTTTTGAAGCTTGATCCAGGTACAGATCTTGCAGTGGTTGTCCTTGCATGTAATTTGGAACCTTGATGCCAGCAGCTTTAAGAAGCGTCGGCACGACATCAATAATACTCGCATGGTCATCAATAACCTGACCCGCTTTAGCACGTGGATCATAAATCACAAACGGAATACGGATAGAAGAGTCATGACACGAACGCTTATATTCACCATTTCGGGTCTTGAAGTGCGAACCGTGATCACTTAGATAAACAATAACAGTATTATCGTCTAGTCCCTTGTCCTTAACTGCTTGACGAATTTTACCTACGTTTTCATCCAAGTTATGACAACAACCCAAGTAATCTGGGTACTCTTCTGCCCAATCACCATTAACAAACGGTGCTAGATCACCAGGAACTTTGAAGTCACTCCATTTATCTTTCGAACCGTGAGGGCCTTCATAGGTTTTTCTGTCATTCTGATGATGAGGTTCAAGGTAAGATAAGAACAAGAAGAATGGCTTTTCTTCTTCGAAGTTCTTAATGTAGTCTGTCGTCAAATCAGTTAGGAAGTCTGCGCGATACACATCTTCATCCCAGCTGACTTTATTGCCATCAATATCAAACATATGGCCACCGTAGCCATGCGACGTTCCTTCCAAAATATCCGACGCTACCCAGAAGTCTTTATAGCCACCACGATACTGTTTTGGGATCGCCGTAAAGCAGTTGTCGATCGTCTCACCAGAACTTTCTGTTGGAGCTGCAACAACAAAACCTTCATGAGCAGTATTGTTTGATGCTAAGTGCCACTTGCCGACATAACCAACACTGTATCCTTCATCAGATAAGAAGTGTGCAACTGTTTTTTTGTCTTCAGGCAAAAGAATGTCATTTCTAAAACAGCCTGTCTCTGTAGGATACAGACCCGTCTGCATCGTAGAACGCGTTGGACCGCATACAGGGTTGACGGTAAATGCGTTTTCGAACATCACACCATCACGAGCGAGCTCGTCTAGGTTTGGAGTAACAGGCAACTCTTGACCGTAACAGCCTAAAGTGTCCCAACGCTGTTGGTCACTAAAAATAACAATAATGTTAGGCTTCTTCATAATTTCCTCTTGATACTTTCTGCGTTTCTTCTCTGGTCATCAGATAACTATGCAAGATAGAACATCTCTTGCAGCTCGGTGGACTTAGGGCTCATATCTGGATTCGTATCCATGATATCGTCCATGTACTTCCACCACTTCTGACATGCCTCAGATTTTGAAACGCCGTTCCATTTTTCGACAGATTCTAGCTCCACATACCCAAATAGGCAACCGGTTTCATCGTCTAGAAAAATAGAGTAATTTTTTGCACCTGCGGACTTAAGCTCCTGCACTAACTCAGGAAAAACATTGTCATGGCGCAATTTATATTCTTCAAATTGTCCTTGATTAACTTTTAGCTTAAACGCTTTTCTAATCACTTAACGCCTCCTTAAGCCAAGACTTTCTCATTGAGTTTTACGTTAAATGCAGACTCTAGCTCTTTAAACTCTTGAGGTTGAATCGTCTGACGTTTGCCGCCCATTGCGAGTACTTTCACTAAGATTTCCGCCGCTTTTTCCACTGTGTCCATCAAGCCAAACGCTAAGCTCATGTCTTCAGCTGAGCAGAACGTGCCATGGTGAGCCCAAATCGCAACATCATATTTTTTCATGAGTTCGCTGGTATGCTCAGCAATCGCTTTACCACCAGGAACCATCCAAGGAACAATACCAACACCATCAGGGAACACGACTGGACATTCGGTTGCCATCTCCCATAACTCGCGGGTAAATGTCTCGGCCTCAAGTGGCAAAACAAATGTCAGAGCAATAAGGTTCGTTGTGTGTGAATGCATCACAACACGATGCTGACCACCTGTTACATCAAACTTCACTGAGTGGTTCATTAGGTGAGCTGGTAATTCACTCGTAGGTTTTGCATTATTTTCAAGCCCCCACAATACTTTGTATTGACATCCATCTGGAGAAACTTGAATAACACCCGCGTTTTCTTCAATGCAAACTTCTACATTTCGAAAGTACTTGCCACTGCCTGTTACGATAAAGTACTGATCCGCTAGGTTTGGTACTGCAACACCAATATCGATCCAAGTGTCAGACTCAGAGAAAAATGCGCTTGCTTCTTTCACCTCAGCATCAGTCAGTCGGTAAGACAAGTTACCGCCATTACGTTCATGCCAACCTTTTAGCCATGCATCTTGAGCTGTTTTCTTGAATTCTTTTACGAATGCTAACTGTTCCATTACTGACCTCGCTTAAGCAAAACTTCTTCTTCATAAATCTCAACTGCTCTAAACCAATCTTCGTTCGCAGGAACATCATTGATTTCACAGAAGTAATTCCAAATATCACCGAGTGGATATGTTTTTAGCTCTTCCATCAGAACGAGACGCTGAGTAAAGTCACCTTCGTTTTGTAGCTGAGTCAGTTTTTCATTTGGCATTAGCATCGCTTCTAGTAATGCTTTTTGCATATTGCGTGTACCTAAAACCCAAGCAGCTACACGATTGATGCTCGCATCGAAGAAGTCTAAACCTAGGTAAACTTTGTCCAGGCTGTCAGTACGAACAAGCTCTTTAGCGATTTCCTTCACTTCATCATTGAACGTTACTACGTGATCGCTGTCCCAACGTACCGGGCGAGTTACGTGTAGAGCCAACTCGTCTTGGTAAAGCAACATTGATGAAATCTTGTCAGCAACAGACTCAGTTGGGTGATAGTGACCGTTATCAAGCAAACACAGTTTATTGTTAGCAATCGCGTAACCCATGTAGAACTCATGAGAACCTACTGTGTATGACTCTACACCAATACCGAATACTTTCGATTCAACAGAGTCCTTGTTGTACTTCTCATCAACTTCTACAGCGAAGATTTCGTCTAAAGACTCTTTAAGACGTTGACGAGGCTCGAAACGATTACTTGGTGTATCTTTGTAACCATCTGGAATCCAGATATTAGTTAAACATGTTTGATCTAACTCTTTGCCTAGGTATTCACCAATTTTTCGTGAAGCGATACAGTGTTTTACCCAAAAATCACGCACTTCCTTATTTGGGTGAGAAAGCGTCAAGCCATCACTAGCTTTAGGGTGAGAGAATAGGCTCGGGTTAAAATCTAAACCTAAGCTACGCTCTTTCGCCCATTCAACCCAGCCAGCAAAATGCTCTGGCTTTAATTCATCACGCTCTACCACTTCACCATGAGTTTCTGCGTAAAGTGCGTGAAGGTTAATTTTATGTGTACCAGGAATTAGGCTTAGTGCTTTATCTAAATCAGCACGCAACTCTTGAGCATTTGTTGCTTTACCTGGGTAACTACCTGTCGCAGAAATACCGCCTGACAGTTCATGGCGAGCTTCTTCAAAGCCCGTGACATCGTCACCCTGCCAACAGTGAATAGATACCTTTACACTCTTTAGTTTTTCTAAAACAGCATCAACATCAATTCCCCATTTTGCATATAGAGATTTGCTTAATTCATATCTATCTTTCAAAGTGTTTTCCATGATCATTCCTACTTATATACTATTCTTTACGTAGCTTTTCGCTGTTTCTAAACTATTAATCTCACCCATAGATAACATCTGAACCATGATATTACCCATACCTGTAGCCTCTACTGGACCAACTACAATTTCTTTTCCTGTTTCTTCTGCTATTAATTCATTTAGCAGCTCGTTTTTACTTCCACCACCAATAATATTAATCTTGCTGATTTTTTTGCCTGTAACCTCAACCATTTCATTGATAAATTCTGAATAACATTTAGCCAGACTGCGATAAACACAGATGCAAATCTCACCGATTTCAGTTGGATATTGCTGACCTGTCTCTTTGCAATAATCTACAATTTCTTCGATCATGTTTTCACTAACAAAAAATCGTTCATTATTTACGTCAATAACCGAAGTAAAGTCTCTCGACTCTCGCGCCATTTGAGCCAGTTCTGCGTATGAGAATCTGTAATCAAGGATTCTGGACACTTCTTGAATAATCCATAGGCCCATAATGTTTTTTAAGAAGCGGAATCGTTTGTCGTATCCACCTTCATTGGTAAAGTTGTTATTTCTCGACATATCTGAAACGATAGGCTTTTCTACTTCTTTACCTAATAGTGACCACGTACCGGAACTCAGAATTACCCCTTCCTCTTCGATGTCAAACACGCTAGCAATAAAAGCTGAACCAGTATCATGAGTCGCTGGTAACACCACCTCACAATCAAAACCAATCTTCTGTTTAATGCTGTCTTTGAGACGTCCAATACAGTGTCCTGGGAGTTGAGCCTGACCAAAGATATCGGACTTAACACCTGCAACTTCTAAAAGGTCCTTGTCCCATTGACCGCTATTGACATTGAACATCTGGGTTGTCGTTGCGTTTGAGTACTCATTAACTTTCTTACCAGTGAGTAGAAAGTTAAGGTAGTCAGGAATCATAAGAAAAGAATCAGCGCGTTCTTTATCTTCACGAGCCATTGAACTAAGTTGATATAAAGTATTAAAGCTCATAAACTGGATGCCAGTTTTATTGTAAATCTCTTTACAACCGACCTGTTCAACTATTGATTCCATTATTCCTTTAGTGCGTTCGTCACGATAGGAAACCGTATTACCAATAATATTATCTTGGTTATCCAGTAGAACATAATCAACACCCCAAGTATCAATACCAATGCTCTTGGGGATTTTGTTTAGCTTCGTACACTCTTCAAGACCTAAAAGAATATGTGAAAAAAGTGATTCAAAATCCCAGCAAAGCTGACCATCTTTTTCTGATAACTTATTAGAAAATCTGTAAATCTCTTCGAGAATGATTTTACCGTTATTCAGGTAACCTAATAAATGCCTACCACTAGAGGCACCTATGTCAACGGCTAGAAAATAATTCATAACAACCTCCGATTTGATAATTAAATAATACCGAAAGTCCAATTTTCTAAAATGCCCTAATCTGCCCTAAAGAGTGTCATTTTTTGCAATTGGACAACGCTTTTCATGGAACCACTTCTAGACAACTGTCTCGACTAAAAGCCATGTAGAAATAAGCGAGGAGGTACCAAAACAGGTACTAGAAGCAACACTCTTTTTGACTCTAGGGAATATTGATTTTAGGGGGGGGATGATTCTAGGAGAATGGGTTGTTTAAAAATGGCCTAGTGATGACCGTGGACATGGATAGGCACAAGTTATGACTGAACATTCCTACATCGTAAGAGCGTAAAATTTACAAAATCGTAGTTGGTAATGTGATAGTCGACGTTATATCAATTGGTCATCATCCATAAGAAGGGAGCGCTTTCGAGTAAAAAACGCCCCCCTTTTTTGTCACCTTGAACACAACTTTGTAGCGCAATAAGTCCAACTAGAAAAATAGGGAACATATCTGCGAAAAGAAAGTCACTTTGTGAAGTGCTCCCCTCTACCGATACAGCTTACTTCAGCCATTCAATCTGGTACTTCTGTACGGAAAACGAAGGAATTGTATTCGTAATCTTAATCATACTACCTTCAACACCTTCATCAACAACACTTGAGGTCTTCCACTCACTCCACTTAAGTTCATTCACACCATCATATTTATCTTTGACACTATTAAAGAACTTACGGCCTTCTTCATTCAGCGCGTCATTCACAGGTGCTAGAGTGTGCACGTCATCATTTCTCCATCCTCCCTCACTAGAAGATTGTTGAGATTTCGGAAACTCTGCAAAAAACATCTGCTCTCGGTTATTAGACCGATCGAACTGAGCAACGCGGTATCGATATTTTGTATTTTTAGGTTGATCCACTTTTAGCTCAACTGCGATATTTTCATCATCCTGATAGCTAAAGTCATCTTTGTTAAAGCTAAACATCAAAAGGTCAAAACCAGAATCATCGGCCTTGCGGGTAAAAATACCATCAATGAGGTTACCTTCTGTCTTAGGCTCTCCCTCTACATTGCTTTGGTATAACTCGTTTCCTACCATATCAAAAAGAGCTGACTGAGTGAGTGCTTCTGAGTTATAGGTACCATCTCGCTTTACATTACCCCACTGGAATAAGCGACCGACATTTTTTTCTAACATCATTTTTGAGAACAGAGCAAAAAACGCAGAACCGTGGGAGGATTCAACACTTGAAAATCCTGCACGCTTCATTTTCACAATATATTTGAACTCATGAATTTCAAAACTGGCATCTGAGTTGTAATCTTCATGCTCTAGAATTGGTGCCATGTGATTTTGATAGACCGCATCCATATCCATCTCTTCTGGGTGTGTGACCATCGGATAGTAAGAGATCGCTAAAAAATCATAAGGCACATTGTTCTCTTTGGCCCAACTGACAAAATGAGTGGCGTACGCATCTTCTTTTTCACCGGTATAATCAACATACTGGCTAACAAAAGCGGCTTCCCTAAAGTGAACGCCAATCGCAGCTTCAGGTAACACAGCATGAACTGCCTCTACTGTATTTTCATAGTGATCGAAGAACTCTTGACGAGTTGCAGACCAGTGCTGTGGTCGAGTATCAATCTCTGATCCGACTCTAAATCGCCATGATTCTACTGTTTCTTTGCCATATTTATCGACAAGGTGACCAATAAATGACTGAATGTAGGTATTCCAAGCTTTAGGGTCTTGAGGCGGTAGGCCGTTACCATAGACTCCGACACGGTCTTTCGCTAAGTAATGAACACCATCCGGCTCTTCTACAAAGTTATAGCCCTCTTGGAAAGCCCAAGGAGGATTATCTAAAACAATTTGGAATATATCCCAATCATTTTCAATCCAGTGGTCGATACGACGAGTCGCTGCCTCAAAATTATAGGTAAACTTTTCGCCATCCCATAAA
This genomic interval from Vibrio agarivorans contains the following:
- a CDS encoding iron-containing alcohol dehydrogenase; protein product: MAFTLALPKINISGEEAIKEFVALLANKNSGNGFIIADQALEKLGLLEPLLKELDQNQLVFSCFTDTVPNPTVSVVNSAFEAFQASGADYIIGFGGGSAIDTAKAVKILTANPKPITLYTGVGHVKNPGVPLYAINTTAGTAAEVTSNAVITDEENKVKCVIIDSNIIPDASVNDPSIMLGLPADVTAATGMDALTHAIEAYVSVGAHTLTDHSALESVRVISKYLPHTVEDGSNFEAREMMALGQFLAGMAFNSAGLGMVHAMAHPAGAHKNLPHGVCNAILLPIVCEFNRPHRVEKFANLASALGCKTEGLSQEQASLEAVRAIRELSERVGIPKGFAEFGVTKQDLESWVESALADPCAGGNPVAMTADDVLNLYVESLGA
- a CDS encoding sulfite exporter TauE/SafE family protein translates to MSVFELLMSVWASDGVLLKLVLGSIFGLCLGLTGVGGGVLLIPMLQLFCGMSPVLAVGTASMISAMVKINASFLHIKAKNVSWNKIILLFLGAVPVTLMVTQVVVYFNDHPFYSDVTQTTIAWLVTVVMVGSLISVFSKYRSNKSGSTAPTDAKPNPKKAIVSGMFCGSVMGSTGVGGGVLLLPVLNSILHVDIKKAIGSSVVLALFLSSIAAVGYASGGQSDIHTAILFFVGSFVGVPVAAHLMKHMSESHVYLATMLVISVSLFSYIAL
- a CDS encoding Crp/Fnr family transcriptional regulator, which produces MKPISQYSLRSKSSLLDVSKREAVYISNAESSGFYYVEQGFIGLYQVADTGKESLLRLYGPGSFFGYRSLFTGQRYPATSRAMEASKIRKIVVRDFDCLQQLSPELAKDLAIEVCQELGDAEKRLVQFSAFNAKNRIIDTIHHFFTYYPQYPWTYREISEYSATDVTTVIRFCKSLKESGVLCKQHRKPHPLDLSRLDRYRIKSKESAL
- a CDS encoding YidH family protein, which gives rise to MKKLYSRNSKRWRDEGTAPDYRFSLANERTYLAWIRTSLALLAGAIALDQLTPDLANPTIRLIISCFLCLCSGLVAIYAYRRWSLNEQAMRHNKELRYTSNMKLMSAILLILTITIALAITI
- a CDS encoding DUF202 domain-containing protein → MNPVNGLQKERTALSWLRTQLVLFGIGIVLFRFALAHPSPIICVTSIFAMLIACACTLWRSDLTKLLVSIIICLLASTYVWTMLGKVIS
- a CDS encoding anaerobic sulfatase maturase, coding for MNTITNCHVMAKPSGSVCNIDCEYCFYLEKEKLYPERQKNWRMNEETLEVFIQQYIDAQSGDNVQFAWQGGEPTLLGIDFYKKVIELCEKYGSDKTISHAFQTNGIVINDEWCELFKNNNFLIGVSIDGPEDLHDAYRTNTSGRGTHDKVIKAIKLLKQHNVEFNTLTVVNDKNVKHPLRTYQYLKSIGSNFIQFIPLVEREASDVNNEDTWLVTPDEKHGKVTKWSVKPGEYGEFLNEIFDYWVKNDVGQVFVQQFDATLSTWVGQPSPICVFAPRCGHAFAVEANGDLYQCDHYVYPEYKLGNIHSTDITTMNNSEEAIEFGMNKSQLLNSKCQSCRYRFACHGGCPKHRFLPGPNGKLDHNFLCEGYYRFFDHSQHAMAMMAKLIKNGQSPALIMHYQTEQQANQKVSRNALCPCGSGNKYKRCCA
- a CDS encoding sulfatase-like hydrolase/transferase; translated protein: MKKPNIIVIFSDQQRWDTLGCYGQELPVTPNLDELARDGVMFENAFTVNPVCGPTRSTMQTGLYPTETGCFRNDILLPEDKKTVAHFLSDEGYSVGYVGKWHLASNNTAHEGFVVAAPTESSGETIDNCFTAIPKQYRGGYKDFWVASDILEGTSHGYGGHMFDIDGNKVSWDEDVYRADFLTDLTTDYIKNFEEEKPFFLFLSYLEPHHQNDRKTYEGPHGSKDKWSDFKVPGDLAPFVNGDWAEEYPDYLGCCHNLDENVGKIRQAVKDKGLDDNTVIVYLSDHGSHFKTRNGEYKRSCHDSSIRIPFVIYDPRAKAGQVIDDHASIIDVVPTLLKAAGIKVPNYMQGQPLQDLYLDQASKENVSFIQISESQVGRAIRTEQWTYSVSAPDQSGLLEKDSDVYQEEFLYNLADDPNQLENLIANTDLNDVKAKLKQLLLDEIYRIEGTRPEIIEA
- the rhaM gene encoding L-rhamnose mutarotase, with protein sequence MIRKAFKLKVNQGQFEEYKLRHDNVFPELVQELKSAGAKNYSIFLDDETGCLFGYVELESVEKWNGVSKSEACQKWWKYMDDIMDTNPDMSPKSTELQEMFYLA
- the rhaD gene encoding rhamnulose-1-phosphate aldolase, translated to MEQLAFVKEFKKTAQDAWLKGWHERNGGNLSYRLTDAEVKEASAFFSESDTWIDIGVAVPNLADQYFIVTGSGKYFRNVEVCIEENAGVIQVSPDGCQYKVLWGLENNAKPTSELPAHLMNHSVKFDVTGGQHRVVMHSHTTNLIALTFVLPLEAETFTRELWEMATECPVVFPDGVGIVPWMVPGGKAIAEHTSELMKKYDVAIWAHHGTFCSAEDMSLAFGLMDTVEKAAEILVKVLAMGGKRQTIQPQEFKELESAFNVKLNEKVLA
- a CDS encoding L-rhamnose isomerase, which codes for MENTLKDRYELSKSLYAKWGIDVDAVLEKLKSVKVSIHCWQGDDVTGFEEARHELSGGISATGSYPGKATNAQELRADLDKALSLIPGTHKINLHALYAETHGEVVERDELKPEHFAGWVEWAKERSLGLDFNPSLFSHPKASDGLTLSHPNKEVRDFWVKHCIASRKIGEYLGKELDQTCLTNIWIPDGYKDTPSNRFEPRQRLKESLDEIFAVEVDEKYNKDSVESKVFGIGVESYTVGSHEFYMGYAIANNKLCLLDNGHYHPTESVADKISSMLLYQDELALHVTRPVRWDSDHVVTFNDEVKEIAKELVRTDSLDKVYLGLDFFDASINRVAAWVLGTRNMQKALLEAMLMPNEKLTQLQNEGDFTQRLVLMEELKTYPLGDIWNYFCEINDVPANEDWFRAVEIYEEEVLLKRGQ
- the rhaB gene encoding rhamnulokinase, with product MNYFLAVDIGASSGRHLLGYLNNGKIILEEIYRFSNKLSEKDGQLCWDFESLFSHILLGLEECTKLNKIPKSIGIDTWGVDYVLLDNQDNIIGNTVSYRDERTKGIMESIVEQVGCKEIYNKTGIQFMSFNTLYQLSSMAREDKERADSFLMIPDYLNFLLTGKKVNEYSNATTTQMFNVNSGQWDKDLLEVAGVKSDIFGQAQLPGHCIGRLKDSIKQKIGFDCEVVLPATHDTGSAFIASVFDIEEEGVILSSGTWSLLGKEVEKPIVSDMSRNNNFTNEGGYDKRFRFLKNIMGLWIIQEVSRILDYRFSYAELAQMARESRDFTSVIDVNNERFFVSENMIEEIVDYCKETGQQYPTEIGEICICVYRSLAKCYSEFINEMVEVTGKKISKINIIGGGSKNELLNELIAEETGKEIVVGPVEATGMGNIMVQMLSMGEINSLETAKSYVKNSI